A genomic segment from Melanotaenia boesemani isolate fMelBoe1 chromosome 9, fMelBoe1.pri, whole genome shotgun sequence encodes:
- the aqp11 gene encoding aquaporin-11 encodes MSADVAVSLSVLVVIFVLSDVTRRLLSWALADTGLCVYAMELVSTFQLCCCTHELKLLSEVGGIEPQLALTLTYLASVVHGLTFRGAIGNPSGTLEHAYHARFSGGCALRRIGCQFIAATAARACVPIVWGIGMSGLHVRHKLLGFQCISPIHASLPKAAAVELACAFVVQTVLTHTQSVEEKYRVHAVAAAITTVVYAGGSVTGAVFNPALAFSTQFPCSGNSLPDYCLVYWLGPLLGMMSSVLLFDKLTPVLSKKSPSLNYLPLQTKKTT; translated from the exons ATGAGTGCGGACGTGGCGGTGTCTCTGTCGGTGCTGGTAGTTATCTTTGTGCTGAGCGATGTGACCCGCAGGTTGTTGAGTTGGGCCCTCGCGGACACCGGGCTGTGTGTGTACGCGATGGAGCTTGTGTCTACTTTCCAGCTATGCTGCTGCACGCACGAGCTTAAGCTGCTTTCCGAGGTAGGCGGGATCGAACCCCAGCTTGCACTCACCTTGACGTATCTGGCATCCGTGGTCCATGGACTCACCTTCAGAGGTGCCATCGGGAACCCCTCCGGTACGCTCGAGCACGCGTACCATGCGAGATTTTCGGGTGGGTGCGCACTGCGGCGGATCGGGTGCCAGTTCATTGCAGCCACAGCTGCACGAGCATGCGTGCCCATAGTGTGGGGTATTGGCATGTCGGGACTGCATGTGAGGCATAAATTGCTTGGTTTTCAGTGTATCAGCCCCATTCATGCTTCTCTGCCCAAGGCTGCGGCCGTGGAACTCGCGTGCGCCTTTGTGGTCCAAACTGTCCTGACGCACACACAGTCGGTGGAGGAGAAATACCGCGTGCACGCAGTAGCTGCTGCCATCACAACAGTTGTTTATGCAG gtggCAGTGTGACAGGAGCAGTGTTTAACCCAGCGCTGGCCTTCTCCACACAGTTCCCCTGCAGTGGAAACTCCCTCCCAGACTACTGCTTAGTTTACTGGCTGGGCCCTCTGCTGG GTATGATGAGCTCAGTGCTGCTGTTTGATAAACTTACGCCTGTGCTGTCGAAGAAATCCCCATCTCTCAACTATCTCCCACTTCAGACCAAGAAGACAACATGA
- the clns1a gene encoding methylosome subunit pICln has translation MVLLKRLHPPTEGVRHEQADTTAVMNGQRLGCGTLYVAETRLSWFDGSGMGFCLEYPTIGLHAISRDVSTYPQEHLYVMVNGKLSDENEAEMAEKAADDEDHDGSSSDDDDDDEGVITEIRFVPSDKASLETMFSAMCECQALHPDPEDEDSDNDFEGEEYDVEEAEAEHGHADIPTFYTCDEGLSALTQEGQATLERLEGMLAESVSQQYHMAGVRTEETKDEFEDGMEVDADAVEAGQFEDADVEH, from the exons ATGGTTTTGCTCAAACGTCTCCATCCACCGACCGAGGGAGTACGACATGAGCAAGCAGACACCACGGCGGTGATGAACGGTCAGAGGCTGGGCTGCGGCACGCTATACGTTGCCGAAAC acGCTTGTCATGGTTTGATGGCTCAGGGATGGGTTTCTGTCTGGAGTATCCCACCATCGGTCTGCATGCCATCTCCAGAGATGTCAGCACTTACCCTCAGGAGCACCTGTATGTCATGGTCAATGGCAAACTTAGTG ATGAGAATGAGGCAGAAATGGCAGAGAAAGCAGCTGATGATGAAGACCATGATGGTAGcagcagtgatgatgatgatgatgatgagggagTGATCACAGAGATTCGATTCGTGCCCAGTGATAAGGCATCAT TGGAAACCATGTTCTCAGCAATGTGTGAGTGCCAGGCGTTGCACCCGGATCCAGAGGACGAGGACTCTGACAATGACTTTGAAGGAGAGGAGTATGATGTGGAGGAAGCCG AGGCAG AGCACGGCCATGCTGACATCCCAACTTTCTACACCTGTGACGAGGGTCTGTCAGCGCTCACGCAGGAGGGCCAGGCCACGCTGGAGAGGCTGGAGGGAATGTTAGCCGAATCTGTCTCTCAGCAGTACCACATGGCTGGAGTGAGGACAGAAGAAACAAAGGATGAATTTGAAG ATGGTATGGAGGTGGATGCTGATGCAGTTGAGGCCGGTCAGTTTGAGGATGCAGATGTTGAGCACTA A